A genomic stretch from Brachyhypopomus gauderio isolate BG-103 unplaced genomic scaffold, BGAUD_0.2 sc43, whole genome shotgun sequence includes:
- the kcnf1b gene encoding voltage-gated potassium channel regulatory subunit KCNF1 has product MWTLPKSRYNYSESSTDGEEKELAVNIGGVRLVLCGDILNRYPESRLAELVNCSTPSYDMISSLCDDYDPGKQEFYFDRDPESFKCIVEVYYFGEVHMKRGICPICFIKEMEFWKIDLSYLDECCKSNLNEKEEELAEIADKVKLILDDLDSDHGASRSERWQKFMWKLMEKPESSFAARVIAIVSFLFILASSVVMCLGTIPELQVADAEGNHVEHPTLDAIETACIGWFTVEYLLRLASSPNKVRFAFAFMNIVDFMAIMPFYVVWILTHLGTAVMELANVQQAVQALRIMRIARIFKLARHSSGLQTLTYALKRSFKELGLLLMYMGVGIFVFSALGYTMEQSHPETLFRSIPQSFWWAIITMTTVGYGDIYPKTTLGRCNAAISFLCGVIAIALPIHPIINNFVIYYNKQKVLETAARHELELMELQTVELAVKSASRRSDAPGGAWEGAMRASRSDTHIPLLAGAHRTAPESAKKRSIS; this is encoded by the coding sequence ATGTGGACATTACCGAAAAGCCGATATAACTATAGCGAGTCTTCTACTGACGGCGAAGAGAAGGAGCTCGCCGTGAACATTGGAGGCGTAAGGCTAGTTTTGTGCGGGGACATTTTAAACCGTTATCCGGAGAGTCGACTGGCCGAACTTGTAAACTGTTCCACGCCTAGTTACGATATGATTTCATCTCTGTGTGACGATTATGACCCTGGCAAACAAGAATTTTACTTTGACAGAGATCCAGAGTCTTTCAAATGTATTGTTGAGGTATATTACTTTGGAGAGGTTCACATGAAAAGAGGAATATGTCCGATTTGTTTTATAAAAGAGATGGAGTTTTGGAAGATAGACTTGAGCTACTTGGACGAATGTTGCAAGAGCAATTTAAacgagaaagaggaggagttgGCAGAGATCGCCGACAAAGTCAAACTGATCCTCGACGACTTGGACAGCGACCACGGCGCGAGCCGCTCGGAACGGTGGCAGAAGTTCATGTGGAAACTTATGGAGAAACCGGAGTCCTCGTTCGCCGCGCGCGTGATCGCCATCGTGTCGTTTCTGTTCATCCTGGCGTCCTCGGTCGTGATGTGTCTGGGGACCATCCCCGAGCTCCAGGTGGCGGACGCCGAAGGTAATCACGTAGAGCATCCCACGCTGGACGCCATCGAGACGGCTTGTATCGGCTGGTTCACGGTAGAGTACCTCCTGCGCCTTGCGTCTTCGCCCAACAAAGTGCGCTTCGCCTTCGCCTTCATGAACATCGTGGACTTCATGGCCATCATGCCCTTTTATGTAGTGTGGATCCTAACGCACCTGGGCACGGCGGTGATGGAGCTGGCCAACGTGCAGCAGGCGGTGCAGGCCCTGCGCATCATGCGTATAGCTCGCATTTTTAAACTGGCTCGCCACTCGTCCGGCTTGCAGACGCTGACCTACGCGCTGAAACGCAGCTTTAAAGAACTCGGACTACTGCTCATGTACATGGGTGTGGGGATCTTCGTGTTCTCGGCGCTGGGCTACACGATGGAGCAGAGTCACCCAGAGACGCTGTTCAGAAGCATCCCTCAGTCATTCTGGTGGGCAATCATCACCATGACGACGGTCGGCTATGGAGACATATACCCAAAGACCACCCTGGGCCGGTGCAACGCCGCCATCAGCTTCCTTTGCGGGGTAATAGCCATTGCGCTTCCAATCCACCCAATCATCAACAACTTTGTTATCTACTACAATAAGCAGAAAGTCCTGGAAACCGCGGCAAGGCACGAGCTGGAGCTCATGGAGCTCCAGACTGTCGAACTCGCCGTCAAAAGCGCCTCGCGCAGGTCTGACGCGCCAGGGGGCGCGTGGGAAGGCGCGATGCGCGCCTCGCGCAGCGACACTCACATTCCGCTGCTCGCAGGCGCGCACAGGACCGCGCCAGAGTCGGCAAAGAAGAGGAGCATATCATGA